CTTGTAAGCTGGGTGATACCTAGACAGATGTAATGGTATTTCTTTCGATATCTTAGATAAATGCTTGAACTCTTCCTCAAGTTCAACCACGTTATCATTTCCTCCAGGAACTATAAGAGTTGTTACTTCAACGTGGATGCCATTTCTTGTGCAATATTCTATGGTTTGCAAAATACTTTGGTAATCTCCACCACAAACTTTGCGATAGAACTCGTTGTTGTATGCTTTAAGATCTATATTCATCGCATCTATGTAACTCCCAAGTCTTTCAAGGGGGTCTTGGTTTATGTAACCATTTGTAACGAGTACATTTTTCAACCCGCTTAAATGTGCAAGCTTTGCGCATTCGTAAACAAATTCGTACCATACTATCGGTTCGTTATAGGTATAAGCTATACCAATGTTACCCTTTTCTTTGTATCGAACTGCGATTTCTACCAATTCCTCAGGTTCGATGTATTTTATATAGTACGGTCTTTGTTGAGAAATCTCCCAGTTTTGGCAAAACGCACATACGAAATTACAACCCCAACTCCC
This DNA window, taken from Fervidobacterium sp., encodes the following:
- the amrS gene encoding AmmeMemoRadiSam system radical SAM enzyme, producing the protein MKSNYVALFWKTKDTDQKLIECNLCPHNCSIQNNRTGVCKARKNIDGVLYSLNYGEITSIALDPIEKKPLYHFYPGSSIISVGSWGCNFVCAFCQNWEISQQRPYYIKYIEPEELVEIAVRYKEKGNIGIAYTYNEPIVWYEFVYECAKLAHLSGLKNVLVTNGYINQDPLERLGSYIDAMNIDLKAYNNEFYRKVCGGDYQSILQTIEYCTRNGIHVEVTTLIVPGGNDNVVELEEEFKHLSKISKEIPLHLSRYHPAYKYSLPSTSVETLVELYNIAKRHLSYVYLGNVWDEKYESTYCPNCGSVVIIRKGYTIDIRNLDNEGRCTVCSNQIIEKLWF